The Nycticebus coucang isolate mNycCou1 chromosome 15, mNycCou1.pri, whole genome shotgun sequence genome has a segment encoding these proteins:
- the LOC128566321 gene encoding heterogeneous nuclear ribonucleoprotein A1 has product MSKSESPKEPEQLRKLFIGGLSFETTDESLRSHFEQWGTLTDCVVMRDPNTKRSRGFGFVTYATVEEVDAAMNARPHKVDGRVVEPKRAVSREDSQRPGAHLTVKKIFVGGIKEDTEEHHLRDYFEQYGKIEVIEIMTDRGSGKKRGFAFVTFDDHDSVDKIVIQKYHTVNGHNCEVRKALSKQEMASASSSQRGRSGSGNFGGGRGGGFGGNDNFGRGGNFSGRGGFGGSRGGGGYGGSGDGYNGFGNDGSNFGGGGSYNDFGNYNNQSSNFGPMKGGNFGGRSSGPYGGGGQYFAKPRNQGGYGGSSSSSSYGSGRRF; this is encoded by the coding sequence ATGTCTAAGTCAGAGTCTCCTAAAGAGCCTGAACAGCTGCGGAAGCTATTCATTGGAGGGTTGAGCTTTGAAACGACTGATGAGAGTCTGAGGAGCCATTTTGAGCAATGGGGAACGCTCACAGACTGCGTGGTAATGAGAGATCCGAACACCAAGCGCTCCAGGGGCTTTGGGTTTGTCACATACGCCACCGTGGAGGAGGTGGATGCAGCAATGAACGCAAGGCCACACAAAGTGGATGGAAGAGTTGTGGAACCAAAGAGAGCTGTTTCCAGAGAGGATTCTCAAAGACCTGGTGCCCACTTAACTGTGAAAAAGATCTTTGTTGGTGGCATTAAAGAAGATACTGAAGAACATCACTTAAGAGACTATTTTGAACAGTATGGGAAAATTGAAGTGATTGAAATCATGACTGACCGAGGCAGTGGCAAGAAGAGGGGCTTTGCTTTTGTTACGTTTGATGACCATGATTCTGTGGATAAGATTGTCATTCAGAAATACCATACTGTGAATGGCCACAACTGTGAAGTAAGGAAAGCCCTGTCAAAGCAAGAGATGGCTAGTGCTTCCTCCAGCCAAAGAGGTCGAAGTGGTTCTGGAAACTTTGGTGGGGGTCGTGGAGGTGGTTTTGGTGGAAACGACAACTTTGGCCGTGGAGGAAACTTCAGTGGTCGTGGTGGCTTTGGTGGCAGCCGTGGTGGTGGTGGATatggtggcagtggggatggCTACAATGGATTTGGTAATGATGGAAGCAATTTTGGAGGTGGTGGAAGTTACAATGattttggcaattacaacaatCAGTCATCAAATTTTGGACCTATGaagggaggaaattttggaggcagAAGCTCTGGCCCTTATGGTGGTGGCGGCCAATACTTTGCCAAACCACGAAACCAAGGTGGCTATGGTGGTTCCAGTAGCAGCAGTAGCTATggcagtggcagaaggttttaa